One segment of Papaver somniferum cultivar HN1 unplaced genomic scaffold, ASM357369v1 unplaced-scaffold_137, whole genome shotgun sequence DNA contains the following:
- the LOC113334930 gene encoding uncharacterized protein LOC113334930, giving the protein MKKSMDSPFVGKIRRFRPPSSSNFNQPQFKEFFDGCNGNLAEHVQRFQASMSLWSYIDELLCGTFPLTLTEVQPVETLKELYDRGDRYAKAEKENKEKLSRTTKRSGTEGHEKPKQKFDGSTKSKSHEGHTRKMRNDEDSHKTQEKQKEKFPKLNIGLGELFKKLKDSLPIPKLLLIETRDKNKYCAHHQDHRHNTDTCRTLAAEVQRMIEEGKLQQYVKKNPAQVNTLVNTLDLREIRVSHVRVNSTSRKAQEDATRLKLRHINDWRLSNTVDYANLIGTEILEEGKTEISFSNAGLAGVYQPHNDAIVILALIGMYKVRRVLVDTGSSISIIFSGAYSSMSLNENQVEADDNPIIGFNGEIMTEMGRFNLPTMVGGRTIM; this is encoded by the exons ATGAAAAAGTCAATGGACTCCCCATTTGTTGGAAAGATAAGGCGCTTCCGCCCCCCCTCCTCCTCGAATTTCAACCAGCCTCAATTCAAGGAATTTTTTGACGGATGCAATGGAAATCTAGCGGAGCATGTCCAACGATTTCAAGCTTCAATGAGTTTGTGGAGCTACATCGACGAGCTACTCTGCGGAACCTTTCCATTGACCTTGACGG AAGTTCAACCAGTAGAAACCCTCAAAGAGTTGTATGACAGGGGTGATAGGTACGCGAAAGCCgagaaggaaaataaagaaaagttATCACGGACAACAAAAAGGTCCGGAACTGAGGGACACGAGAAACCGAAGCAGAAATTCGATGGCAGTACCAAAAGCAAGAGCCATGAAGGTCATACGAGGAAAATGAGAAACGATGAAGATTCTCACAAGactcaagaaaaacaaaaagagaagttTCCCAAGCTGAATATTGGACTTGGTGAACTATTTAAGAAGCTTAAAGACTCGCTACCCATTCCAAAACTATTATTGATTGAAACAAGGGATAAGAATAAATATTGTGCTCATCACCAAGATCATAGGCACAATACGGATACTTGTCGTACGCTCGCAGCAGAAGTCCAAAGGATGATTGAAGAAGGAAAGCTGCAGCAATACGTAAAGAAGAATCCAGCACAGGTCAACACACTGGTGAACACACTAGATCTACGAGAGATCAGAGTAAGCCACGTAAGAGTCAATTCAACTTCGAGAAAGGCTCAGGAAGATGCTACACGATTGAAGTTGCGTCATATTAATGATTGGCGATTATCGAACACGGTCGACTATGCCAATCTGATTGGCACTGAGATTTTGGAAGAGGGAAAGACTGAGATATCATTTTCGAACGCTGGCCTTGCTGGAGTATATCAACCACATAATGATGCGATCGTGATTTTAGCTCTCATTGGAATGTACAAGGTACGTCGAGTTCTGGTTGATACTGGAAGCTCAATTAGCATCATATTCTCGGGAGCATACTCTTCAATGAGTCTGAATGAGAACCAAGTCGAAGCAGATGATAACCCTATTATCGGATTTAATGGTGAAATAATGACAGAAATGGGAAGATTCAATCTACCTACGATGGTGGGAGGAAGGACAATTATGTAA
- the LOC113334932 gene encoding uncharacterized protein LOC113334932, translating to MYQSTQWEVEQFCTSHNQSVEVIEQDNARFEFHNEPYNIASEFPFCGDPHAQLCTEYPYVLRIPTVEDSPSIEQLNIFLKMNLLHLENEEREEFQDEMIVIPKLNFENSVYILTQATDIEHEPNLEVNEWTRDTMIANRASHFCYDDDDDYDVMLEKHVYAENIAEALGSETLGFSASTFMNDVFSSIPCTCDVDTDLEPVQLFCEDEHDLGKVELSVDTNDLIPENNFDVSNSLLRSQYNSSFDTDLGILDDDDYELGFDNLFYEREHDLPVSELGRVCDGTDNLTHDNSLNVPTSLPMSQTDNLAPNLDFACNRTVKH from the coding sequence ATGTATCAATCAACACAATGGGAAGTTGAACAATTTTGTACTTCCCATAATCAATCTGTGGAAGTCATTGAACAAGATAATGCTAGATTTGAATTTCATAATGAACCATATAACATTGCTTCTGAATTTCCTTTTTGTGGTGACCCTCATGCACAACTATGTACTGAATACCCATATGTACTGAGGATACCTACCGTTGAAGATTCTCCTTCCATTGAACAACTtaatatatttttaaaaatgAATCTGCTTCATTTAGAAAATGAGGAAAGGGAGGAATTTCAGGACGAAATGATTGTTATCCCTAaactaaattttgaaaatagtgtctATATTCTTACTCAAGCTACtgatattgaacatgaacctaatctagaggtaaatgagtggactaGAGATACTATGATCGCAAATAGGGCATCGCATTTCTGttatgatgatgacgatgattatgatgttatgttagaaaaaCATGTTTATGCTGAAAATATTGCGGAAGCTTTGGGTTCAGAAACATTAGgtttctctgcctcgaccttcatgaatgatgttttttctagtattccatgtacatgtgatgttgatactgatctgGAGCCTGtgcaattattctgtgaagatgagcatgacttAGGAAAGGTTGAAttatctgttgacactaatgatctgaTACCTGAGAATAACTTTGATGTGTCCAATTCCCTTCTTAGGTCGCAATATAATTCTTCTTTTGATACTGATTTGGGTATTttggatgatgatgattatgaattgGGGTTTGATAATTTGTTCTATGAACgtgagcatgatttacctgtTTCTGAATTAGGGAGAGTTTGTGATGGTACTGATAATCTTACACATGACAACAGCTTAAATGTGCCTACCTCCCTACCCATGTCACAAACTGATAACCttgcacccaacctagattttgcTTGTAACAGAACtgtaaaacattga